A window of the Streptomyces formicae genome harbors these coding sequences:
- a CDS encoding LysR family transcriptional regulator: MELEVRHLRALCAIADAGSLHKAARQLGMSQPSLSTQLRRIENALGAELFQRGSTGCRPTPLGHAVLSRARPLVAEMSALVREARATVARAGDRRLRIGSTASRALAGWLRRLRQRLPDGTELSLHMNVSANALLRMVAAGHLDVAFVHEVEGCPLRMPDGLEQRVLVEREPQFISMARDHPAAAAPVVDLTDLGEDHWMVDPTVDGEWDGLRRVLAAAGIDPPVLHADYHTAASLIVVGEAVAPCQPTSGPRDDMAIRPLRNDPLAVRLLLCRRPGGSEETYALVYAELAAAYREAALRASTYRQWLLRNKSPLLQAPAA, encoded by the coding sequence TGCACAAGGCCGCCCGGCAGCTGGGAATGAGCCAGCCCTCCCTGTCGACCCAGCTGCGCCGCATAGAGAACGCCCTCGGCGCGGAGCTGTTCCAGCGCGGGAGCACGGGCTGCCGGCCGACCCCGCTGGGCCACGCGGTGCTGAGCCGGGCCCGGCCGCTCGTCGCCGAGATGTCCGCGCTGGTGCGGGAGGCCAGGGCGACCGTCGCCCGGGCCGGCGACCGCCGTCTGCGCATCGGCTCCACGGCGAGCCGCGCCCTCGCCGGCTGGCTCCGCCGACTCCGGCAGCGGCTGCCCGACGGCACGGAGCTCTCCCTCCACATGAACGTCTCGGCCAACGCCCTGCTCCGCATGGTCGCCGCGGGCCATCTCGACGTCGCGTTCGTCCACGAGGTGGAGGGCTGTCCGCTGCGGATGCCGGACGGGCTGGAGCAGCGCGTACTCGTCGAGCGCGAGCCCCAGTTCATCTCCATGGCCCGCGACCACCCGGCCGCCGCGGCCCCCGTCGTCGATCTGACCGACCTCGGGGAGGACCACTGGATGGTCGACCCCACGGTCGACGGCGAATGGGACGGGCTGCGCCGCGTCCTCGCGGCGGCCGGAATCGACCCCCCGGTCCTGCACGCCGACTACCACACGGCTGCCTCCCTCATCGTGGTCGGCGAGGCCGTCGCCCCCTGCCAGCCCACCTCGGGCCCGCGCGACGACATGGCCATCCGCCCGTTACGGAACGACCCGCTCGCCGTCCGTCTGCTGCTCTGCCGCCGCCCGGGCGGCAGCGAGGAGACGTACGCCCTCGTCTACGCCGAGCTGGCCGCGGCCTACCGCGAGGCGGCGCTGCGCGCGTCCACGTACCGCCAGTGGCTGCTCCGCAACAAGAGCCCACTGCTGCAAGCCCCGGCGGCGTGA
- a CDS encoding DUF664 domain-containing protein produces the protein MTPSSSSTRCGRTPWPAPWSRRRWPTGRLDRQADRGKPDGRAPSLRRILIDLIEEYARHVGHADLIRESVDGLVGEDPPR, from the coding sequence ATGACACCCTCGAGCAGCTCCACGCGCTGTGGCAGGACACCGTGGCCCGCTCCCTGGTCGCGGAGGCGCTGGCCGACGGGGAGGCTGGACCGGCAGGCGGACCGCGGGAAGCCCGACGGGCGGGCACCGAGTCTGCGGCGGATCCTGATCGACCTCATCGAGGAGTACGCGCGGCACGTCGGCCATGCCGATCTCATCCGGGAGTCGGTGGACGGGCTCGTCGGCGAGGACCCGCCGCGCTGA